The following coding sequences are from one Megachile rotundata isolate GNS110a chromosome 13, iyMegRotu1, whole genome shotgun sequence window:
- the LOC100883939 gene encoding E3 ubiquitin-protein ligase KCMF1 isoform X1 — MNRHEGVSCDSCLKGNFRGRRYKCLVCFDYDLCATCYEGGASTTRHLTDHPMQCILTRSDFELYYGGEGVSIEQPQSLTCPYCTRMGFTEATLQEHVAAEHSDITFDVVCPVCASIPGGDPNNVTDDFAGHLSLEHRSGPRDLISLLDEPPPSRLNSSRRITHPSRPVGGSRPRRSNMHFSSSGGLSPSSRESIDPIAELLSQLSNARRSGGGTGQGSSAPSQLQQLQMQLQLERQQVRAARQQLERLPRRQPQVLGSASCGGIISGSGHSTTMTSVVANSTSSNNNTTNVANPSGVSSTNSQNYMFLLPKCITSTLSDSQLQNIERESANRSLFTRELILGTLSQTLPELLQQESVAQTPVSSATTATTSPETPNANISTVSTKKLSLTQEAKRDQTMSKNVTQTSTQQSHTVQSTAGSGGTGLQSQGLPPNSNNLASQNTPMVQTLMHSVLPQPLVLQQSLPPPISRTIREPIVTPASAYLRGGVGPVGVTGPRRKPVRAVDGRNQSTEPPPPH; from the exons GGGTAAGTTGCGATTCCTGCTTAAAGGGGAATTTTCGAGGTCGCAGATACAAGTGCCTAGTGTGCTTTGACTATGATTTGTGTGCAACCTGTTATGAAGGGGGTGCTAGTACTACGCGTCACCTCACCGATCACCCTATGCAGTGTATACTTACTAGATCTGATTTTG AGTTGTATTATGGTGGAGAGGGAGTAAGTATAGAGCAGCCACAATCCTTAACTTGTCCTTATTGTACAAGAATGGGTTTCACCGAGGCAACATTACAAGAACACGTTGCTGCAGAGCATTCGGATATTACTTTCGATGTT gTTTGTCCAGTATGCGCATCTATCCCAGGAGGAGATCCTAACAATGTGACAGATGATTTTGCGGGTCATTTGAGTTTAGAGCATCGTAGTGGACCAAGAGACCTGATCTCTCTTCTGGACGAGCCACCTCCAAGTAGACTTAACAGTAGTAGGCGAATAACACATCCGTCTAGACCTGTTGGTGGGTCACGACCTCGCAG GTCCAATATGCATTTCAGTTCGTCCGGGGGATTGAGTCCGAGTAGTCGAGAAAGTATAGATCCAATTGCAGAGTTACTCTCTCAATTATCTAATGCTCGTAGAAGTGGTGGAGGAACTGGCCAAGGTTCATCAGCACCCTCACAATTGCAACAATTACAAATGCAGCTACAGTTGGAGCGACAACAAGTTAga GCTGCTAGGCAACAATTGGAGCGATTACCGAGGAGACAGCCTCAGGTACTTGGTTCTGCAAGCTGTGGAGGAATTATTAGCGGAAGTGGTCATTCCACTACTATGACCAGTGTCGTAGCGAATAGTACGAGTAGTAACAATAATACAACTAATGTGGCGAACCCGTCCGGCGTATCATCTACTAATTCACAGAACTATATGTTTCTGTTGCCAAA ATGTATTACCAGTACCCTCTCTGACTCGCAGTTACAAAATATTGAACGTGAAAGTGCAAATAGGAGTCTCTTTACACGCGAACTTATTCTTGGAACACTTTCTCAAACATTGCCCGAGTTATTACAGCAAGAGTCTGTAGCGCAAACACCAGTATCGAGTGCAACTACTGCCACAACCAGTCCTGAAACACCAAATGCTAATATTTCCACAGTTTCTAcgaaaaaattaagtttaactCAAGAAGCGAAAAGGGATCAAACAATGAGTAAAAACGTAACGCAAACGTCTACGCAACAGTCGCATACTGTTCAGTCTACTGCTGGCAGTGGAGGAACCGGTCTCCAAAGTCAAGGATTACCTCCAAATTCTAATAACCTTGCATCGCAAAATACACCTATGGTTCAAACGCTGATGCATAGCGTGTTACCACAACCGTTG GTACTGCAGCAATCACTGCCGCCACCAATTAGCAGAACTATCAGAGAACCGATAGTAACCCCAGCGTCAGCGTACCTTAGAGGTGGGGTCGGTCCAGTTGGCGTGACAGGTCCGCGTAGGAAGCCGGTTAGGGCTGTAGATGGGAGAAACCAATCTACGGAACCACCGCCTCCACACTAA
- the LOC100883939 gene encoding E3 ubiquitin-protein ligase KCMF1 isoform X2 has product MNRHEGVSCDSCLKGNFRGRRYKCLVCFDYDLCATCYEGGASTTRHLTDHPMQCILTRSDFELYYGGEGVSIEQPQSLTCPYCTRMGFTEATLQEHVAAEHSDITFDVVCPVCASIPGGDPNNVTDDFAGHLSLEHRSGPRDLISLLDEPPPSRLNSSRRITHPSRPVGGSRPRRSNMHFSSSGGLSPSSRESIDPIAELLSQLSNARRSGGGTGQGSSAPSQLQQLQMQLQLERQQVRAARQQLERLPRRQPQVLGSASCGGIISGSGHSTTMTSVVANSTSSNNNTTNVANPSGVSSTNSQNYMFLLPKCITSTLSDSQLQNIERESANRSLFTRELILGTLSQTLPELLQQESVAQTPVSSATTATTSPETPNANISTVSTKKLSLTQEAKRDQTMSKNVTQTSTQQSHTVQSTAGSGGTGLQSQGLPPNSNNLASQNTPMVQTLMHSVLPQPLYL; this is encoded by the exons GGGTAAGTTGCGATTCCTGCTTAAAGGGGAATTTTCGAGGTCGCAGATACAAGTGCCTAGTGTGCTTTGACTATGATTTGTGTGCAACCTGTTATGAAGGGGGTGCTAGTACTACGCGTCACCTCACCGATCACCCTATGCAGTGTATACTTACTAGATCTGATTTTG AGTTGTATTATGGTGGAGAGGGAGTAAGTATAGAGCAGCCACAATCCTTAACTTGTCCTTATTGTACAAGAATGGGTTTCACCGAGGCAACATTACAAGAACACGTTGCTGCAGAGCATTCGGATATTACTTTCGATGTT gTTTGTCCAGTATGCGCATCTATCCCAGGAGGAGATCCTAACAATGTGACAGATGATTTTGCGGGTCATTTGAGTTTAGAGCATCGTAGTGGACCAAGAGACCTGATCTCTCTTCTGGACGAGCCACCTCCAAGTAGACTTAACAGTAGTAGGCGAATAACACATCCGTCTAGACCTGTTGGTGGGTCACGACCTCGCAG GTCCAATATGCATTTCAGTTCGTCCGGGGGATTGAGTCCGAGTAGTCGAGAAAGTATAGATCCAATTGCAGAGTTACTCTCTCAATTATCTAATGCTCGTAGAAGTGGTGGAGGAACTGGCCAAGGTTCATCAGCACCCTCACAATTGCAACAATTACAAATGCAGCTACAGTTGGAGCGACAACAAGTTAga GCTGCTAGGCAACAATTGGAGCGATTACCGAGGAGACAGCCTCAGGTACTTGGTTCTGCAAGCTGTGGAGGAATTATTAGCGGAAGTGGTCATTCCACTACTATGACCAGTGTCGTAGCGAATAGTACGAGTAGTAACAATAATACAACTAATGTGGCGAACCCGTCCGGCGTATCATCTACTAATTCACAGAACTATATGTTTCTGTTGCCAAA ATGTATTACCAGTACCCTCTCTGACTCGCAGTTACAAAATATTGAACGTGAAAGTGCAAATAGGAGTCTCTTTACACGCGAACTTATTCTTGGAACACTTTCTCAAACATTGCCCGAGTTATTACAGCAAGAGTCTGTAGCGCAAACACCAGTATCGAGTGCAACTACTGCCACAACCAGTCCTGAAACACCAAATGCTAATATTTCCACAGTTTCTAcgaaaaaattaagtttaactCAAGAAGCGAAAAGGGATCAAACAATGAGTAAAAACGTAACGCAAACGTCTACGCAACAGTCGCATACTGTTCAGTCTACTGCTGGCAGTGGAGGAACCGGTCTCCAAAGTCAAGGATTACCTCCAAATTCTAATAACCTTGCATCGCAAAATACACCTATGGTTCAAACGCTGATGCATAGCGTGTTACCACAACCGTTG TATTTGTAA